The DNA sequence AAAGCGGATATCCGCATTTTATGCTTAAAGAAATCTATGAGCAATCACAAGGTGTAGAAGATACTTTGCGTGCTGCCAAAGAGAATTTTGGCCGTATTTTGGGATTAAAAACAGAAGATTTACGCAAAATAAGAAACGTGTACTTGGTGGGTTGCGGTACGGCCTATCATGCGGCCATGCTCGGAAAGTATTATTTGGAAAATTTTGCCGGTGTGACCGCTTCGGTCGATTTATCCAGTGAGTTTAAGTACCGCACTATTCCTCCGGCCAAAGATACTTTGTGCATTGCCGTCAGTCAATCCGGTGAAACGGCCGACACGTTGGGTGCAGTTAAAAAAGCACAAGAATTGGGCTTTAAGCGTTTGGCTATTTGTAATGTATTGGGTTCTGCATTGACGCGCGCTTGTAATAGTGTGTTTTTTACGCACTGCGGTCCTGAAATCAGTGTGGCTTCCACTAAGTCGTTTACCAGTCAAATAATTTCTTTATATGTTTTGGCTGTTTTCTTAGGGCATGCTTCCGGTAATATCAGCCAAAAAATGTTTGATAGACTGGTTAAAGAATTAATGGCTATGCCCAGAGCGGTGATGGAAACATTAAAAATAGAATATGCGGTGCGTCATTTAACCAAGAAGGTATACAAGTCTAATCGCTTTATTTTCTTGGGGCGCAATGTAGATTATCCCATCGCTTTAGAAGGCGCGCTCAAACTGAAAGAAATTTCTTATTTGCCGGCGGAAGGATTTGCCGCAGGCGAAATTAAACATGGGCCGATTTCTATTATTGATAAAGCCACTCCCGTTATTGTTTTGATGCCTAAAAATCATCTGTTTGATAAAATGCTGTCTGCCTGTCAGGAATGTCGGGCTCGTGGAGCATTTGTGATAGCATTAACTACTCCCGATGGAGAAACGGAGGCTGCTTCTGTTTCGGATAAACAAATTATTGTTCCTCGAACCAGCGAATATTTGCAGCCCATTTTAGATGTTATTGCTTTGCAACTTTTTGCTTATTGGGTGGCTAAACGTTTAGGGCATGATATTGATCATCCGCGTAATTTAGCCAAGAGCGTCACCGTAGAATAGGAGCGCTGATGCGCCTGAATAGGGCCTTAATAAAGTCTTTTTTGCCCATTCGTCCTAAGCATTCTCATAAAGGAACGTTTGGACGGGTGCTGATTATAGCCGGCTGTGAGAAAATGACAGGGGCCGCTGTATTGTGCGCTCGGGCTACACTTCAGGTGGGTGCCGGATTGGTGGCATTGGCCTTGCCTAAAAGCAGCCAATGTATTGCCGCGTCGGCCCTTGCGGAAATGTTAACACTTCCTTTGCCAGAGGAAAACGGGATTCTATCCAAGAGAGCACTACCTCAAATAAATCAGTTTATCCAAGAATTTAATCCCTCCGTTATATTAATAGGTCCCGGCCTTTCTAAGAGTGAGTTGATTGTTGAGTTTTTAAAAACCTGCCGTATCCCTTGTGTAATTGATGCTGACGGATTAAATGCCTTGTCTGCGTTAGCCGCTTTTCCATCATTACCTATGCCTTGTATTTGTACTCCTCATCCGGGAGAAATGGCCAGATTGCTTGATAAGCCTGTTTCTTCAGATCAAGCACAAAGGGAAAATTATGCTAAAAAACTTAGTGCCCAAACAAAAGGAGTCACTGTTTTAAAGGGATTTGAAACGGTGATAACCGATGGAGAAACAATCTATATTAATCCGACGGGAGGCCCTGCTTTAGCCAAAGCCGGCAGCGGGGATGTGTTAGCCGGTTATATTAGTGGGCTTTGGGCTCAGTTGGCCGCGCAGGAAGGGTTGAATAACAATAGTGCCTTGAAAGCAGCCGCCTGTGGAGTCTATTTGCATGGTCTGTGTGGAGATTTGGCTTCCAAAATATTAACGGATTATTGCGTTTTGGCTAGTGATTTGTTGTCTCAACTGCCGAATGCTTTTAAAGAAGTGTTGGATAACGAATAATAAATTTTAAACTATTCAATGAATCAGATATAAATCTTTTATAAATATTTATGAGCAAGAAATTAGTTATATTTGATTTAGACGGTACCCTGTTGGATACCATTTCCGATTTGGCGCAATCTACCAATCAGGCTTTGGAAAAATTGGGCTTTGCTCTGCACCCTCAAAACGCCTACTACCGTTTTGTAGGTAGCGGTATTAATAAACTCTTTGAGCGTGCTCTGCCACCAAATGCCCGTACAACGGAAAATATTGCTAAAGTAAGGGCTTTGTTTGTTCCGTACTATGACGAACATAATGCAGATTTGACTCGCCCCTACGCAGGCATTGTAGAGTTGTTGGAAAATCTACAGAAAAAGGGATTTGTTTTAGCAGTGGCTTCCAATAAATACCAAAGTGCTACCGAAAAATTAGTCCATCACTATTTTCCGCAGATTGCTTTTGCAGCAGTGTTGGGTCAAAGAGACGGTCTGCCCGTTAAACCGGATCCATTGTTTGTAAAAGAGATTTTAAAATCTACTCAAATATCTTCACAAGAAACTTTATACGTCGGTGATTCTGATGTGGATATGCTGACGGCCCAAAATGCGCAAGTGGATTCTTGCGCGGTGACATGGGGCTTTCGTACAAAAGAAGAATTGATGCGTTTCAACCCTGCGTTTGTGGCAGAAAAAGCAGAGGATATTGCCAAGATTTTGCTTTAAATAGTTCGTATTGCTTGTAGAAGATAGCGACGGCAATGCAACATGGAATCTGATTGGTTTTTGGCGAAGTCACTCAAACTAATTAAGGTGAGTGAAAGATTTCTTGGCAGATTGTGAATTATTTTTTCTTCGTAAAATCCGCAGATAAAGCATACCGGCTTTTTATATTTAGCGGCGATATTTAGTACACAAGAGGGAGCCTTACCAAATAAAGTTTGACGGTCTAACTTCCCTTCAGAAGTAATCAATAAATCAGCCCATTTGGTCCATTTGTTTAAGGGTAAATGCTTTTGTAAAAAATCAGCCCCCAAAATAATCTCTGCGTTTAACAATCCATATAATCCCGCGCACAAAGCGCCTGCCGCTGCGGTAGAGGGCGTACGAGCGATATCTTTTCCGGTGGCTTTCTTTACCACCCGTGCGTAAACGGAAAGTGCCTTTTCTAAAGTTTCCACCTGTTTACTCGTAGCTCCTTTTTGTGGGCCGAAAATGCGGGCGGATCCCTTCGGGCCGAGCATGGGGTTGGTGACATCCGCCACTGCATAGATTTTGATATTTTTAATCTGTTTTTGAAGATCGCTCAGATCCAAATGATTTAAGTAAAAAAGCGGTTGAGCACCAAGTGGCAGTTCTGATTTATCTTTCGCCAAAAATCTGGCTCCGAGTGCTTGTGCGATTCCGGCCCCTCCGTCATTGCAGGCCACGCCACCTAAGCCGATATAAATTTTTTTAGCCCCTTTTTTGATGGCGTGAAGCATGGTCTTTCCTACTCCAAAAGAAGATGCATGTAAAGGATCTAATTCTTCTTTTTTAGCGTTGCCTAATCCACAAATACGGGCAGTTTCTATAATGGCGGTTTTTGTGTTGGGCAACCAAAGATAAGTGGCGCAGACTTTTTTGCCAAAGGCATTTTCCGTACGCAAGCGGACGGTTTGCGAGGAGGGGAAAAGGGCCCTCCATAAATCTATAAATCCGTCTCCTCCATCAGATAACGGAAAACTTTTTACAAGATGTTGTTTTTTAAGCGCAGTGCTTAAAACGCGCGCCGTCTGGCGCGCGCTTAAAGAACCTTTAAAACTGTTGGGTAATATTAAAATTTTCATTAAAATTTCCAACTGATTTTGGCGGAAATAACAGTGTTGGCACTATCGGATTGTTTTAACTCAGAGGAGTAGGGAGTAAAAAATTCTTGCACCTCAAGTCCCAGCATCATATCGTCAACGTGTGTTTCCACTCCAAACCCTGCCGCGGCGATAAACGTATTGGCATCGATGGATTTAGAATCGATGCCTCCCCGATAATTAAGAGACAACATTCTGTATCCAACGTTTCCCGTTAAATAAAAAGAGAATAAGTGATCCGGATTGAAATAATAATTGGCCTTTGCCATGATATCAATCATTTGTCCGCTGGTGCTGACGTCCGGGTCATAAGCCAAATATCCATTGTTAATCATGGACTGCTCATTGCCGTCTATGACGGCAGGGTCTAAATCTTTAAAAGAAGCATTGGGAATATTGGCGATGGCTAATGCAGGCCCTAACCATAAATTGCTGCTTTTTAAACGCCATAAAAAGGCTGCTTCTGCGCGTACCCCGTTCCCGCCTACATCATAAGGTTCCGTTCCGGCAAAGCCAGCCCGCTTGGAGTTATCCAATTTTAAATCTCCGCTTTGACTTCCGACCGTAATAGCAAAGTATTTATTGCTATCGGCATCTTTGGGGCGTTTGGCTTTTTTGGCTTCTGCTTTTTTTATCTTTTCTAACTTTCCGCTACGGGCCGCTTCAGCGGTTTGCTGGATTTTTTCTTCAGATTTAGAAGGAGAAACCCCCTTTAAAAAGGCTTCTTCGTCTGTCATTTGTCTGGTGCGTTGGGCGCGGATGTCTGCTGCGGAAACTTCTTGTACAGTCTGTACCTGTCCGTTGACAACTTCGGCTTTTTTTACATCAAATACTTTTTCAATATCCGAGTCAAATGTTAAACCTCCGGCCGCTGGCACAGTGGTTTGTGCAGTAGCGGTGGCTGCGTCAACGGTTAAAGCGGCTTGGCGCTGTGCTTGTTGTGCCAATTCTTTTTGTTCGGCTTGTTTTTGAGAGATGGTCTGTTTGACACTTTCGCCTTGTTCGTAATCATACACTTCTATGGAAACGATTTGAGGCATATCTATATTTACCATGCCTTCATCGGTTTGAAGTTTCATGTTAAATTCGTCCAAATCTACAATGACTCCCACCAACTGAGAGCCGCCTTTTAAAAATACGCGGTGTTTATCCGGTAGAATGGCCTCCACTTCGCGTTGGTTCAGAACCACCGGTCCGTAGGAAGTATTTAGATTGAGTGTATATTCTGTTTGAGAAACAATGGAACCGCTTAAAAAAGTGCCATTTTTAAGTTTGATAGTTTCGGCGAAAGAAAAGGAAAAAATAAAAAGGGATAAAAATAAGGAGAGGGGTTTTTTCATGGCAACTCCAACATACAGGCAAAAAGGCGGCGTTTAGCACGCCGCCTTTTGATAAATTATTTGTCTTGGCTGGAAACAACCACCACTTCTTCTTGGTGGGCTTGGCAGCAGCAAGGAGCCACTGCTTTTTTAATTTTAGCAACGGCTTTGATAATTTTTGCTACCGTAATAAGACCCAACAAAATGCTGAAAACATTCAACAAGAAGCCGAGCAAACTTTCCCGATAAGCAACACCTGTCAACATCGGGGTGGTACTCATCAAGTACACGATATAAATTGCGTAAGCAATGGTCAAGTAGAACAAGGTCACAAAAATCCAGTATAAGCCTTTTAAGCAGAACCAGTTGTGTGGTAAGAATTTGCATTTGCAAGCCATAATATTTCTCCTTTGTTAAAATCCGGCAGGGAAACCCCCACTGCCGTTGTCACTTTATATTGTATCAAAAGCAAGCCCAAAAAAGTGTATTTAAAATAGTTATTTTATTTTGCGAGATGCCTGCAGCATTTGGCGTGCATGGGAAATGGCTGTTTCGTCCGCTTCGGATAAAGCTCCCAACATGCGGGCAATTTCCGGCACTATTTCTTTTTCGGTTAAGGCGCGCAAAGAGACTTCTGTCTTTTTCCCGTCGGTTGCTTTTTCTATGTGAAAGTGCGCATCCGCGCAGGCGGCTACCGTAGCCAAATGGGTGACACATAAAACCTGTCTTCCTTGTGCGACACTGCGCAATTTGTGCCCCACCAAAGTGGCAGTTCTGCCCCCGATGCCGGTGTCCACTTCATCAAAAATCATGGTGGGTACTTCTCCGGCCAAAACAGTTTTAAGCCCTAACATTACGCGGGAAAGTTCGCCGCCGGAAGCGGTTTGGTGCAAGGGTCTTAAGGCTTGGCCCGGATTGGGAGAGAATAAAAATTCTACGCGGTCGGCCCCTGTCTGGGTGGGGTTTTCGCTGTCCATTTCCACCGCAATTTCAAACTCTAGCCCATCAAATCCCAACGGTGTAATTTCTTTTTTTAACAAGGCTGCCAATTTTTGCGCCGCCTCGTAGCGTTTGTCATGCAGTTGCTCACATAAATTATCTAAAGTCTGTCGTGTTTTTTCTACTTCTTGTTGTAATTCTTTTTCCACTAGTTGAGAATTTTGCAAACGGTCAATTTGTTCTTTCATCTGCTGTGCCGTATGCAAAACATCTGATAGTTCGGGACCGTATTTTAATTTCAGGCGTTTTATTTTCTCGTGTCGCGTGAGTAAAGAGTCTAATGTCTGCGGGTCAGCATCTAAGCCGTCGCGGTAAGCGCTGATTTCTTGGCAAGCATCGGATATGAAGGTTTCTGCTTGAGTCAAAGATTCCAACACCGGCTCTAAACTTTCATCTTTTTCCGTCATGTCTTGTACATGCCGAATGGCGCGCCCTAATAACGAAGTGGCAGAAATTTCATCTTCATACAAAGCACGATAGGCCTCTGCTGCTGCTTCTAATAATTTGCCGGCATGTTTGAGTTGTGGTAGTTTTTGGTCTAGTTCCACATCTTCGCCTGATTTGGGATTTATGTTTTCAATTTCTTTTAATTGAAAAAGACACAAATCCAGCTGGCGTTGTTTTTCCTGCTCACTCATTTGTGCGGCTGCTAATTTGGCTTGGGCATCGGTCCAATTTTTCCACGCGTGCTGGGTTTGCTGACGCAACGGCAGCAGTTGGGCAAAGCCATCCAACATTTGCAATTGCACTTCCGTTTGCAGCAGGCTTTGATGTTCGTGTTGACCGTGAAAATCTACCAAAGTTTTACCAATTTCTGCTAAGGCTGCCACCGGTACGGGGCGTTTATTTAAGAAGGCCCTTCCTTTCCCTTTTCTGTCTAAAGAGCGTGTAAAAAGGATAGTTTTTCCATCTAAGGCATATTTTTCTAAAAGAGAAGCAGGTACGGTGTGAGCATCAAATTCTGCTTGTACTTCTACTTTATCAGCACCGTCTTTGATGAAAGAGGCGGAAGCTCTGGCGCCTAAAGCAAAGCCAAGCGCGGCAATGGCTACAGATTTTCCGGCACCTGTTTCTCCGGTAAAGACATTCAAACCGGATTTTGGAGAAAATTCTATAGCGGAAATGACGGCAAAATTTTTAACGGAAAGCCTTTTAAGCATTACGGGTCCCCCATTCCAATTTTCGGCGGAGACGACCAAAAAAATCAAAACTTCCGGCACTGATGAGTTGTGCTTTGTGTGCGTATCGTTGCAGACAGACTTTCTCCGTAGGCTTTAAATAGTAGTTGTTTTGGCCGTCAAAACTGACAACAAAATTTTCTTGTTGATTTTTAAATAGAGGTTCAAAGATTAACCGGCCGTCTGCGCGTAAGATAATGGGCCTTTCCGTTAAACTGTGAGGGCAAATAGGCGTAATGACCCAAGCATCTAAATCGGGGGCCACAATCGGTCCGCCTGCGGCCAAAGAATAAGCGGTAGAGCCTGCCGGTGTGGAGACAATAACGCCGTCTCCATAAAAATGTTTAAGTTCTTTTCCGTTCCAATCAGCACGCAACGTAAAAGCCAACGGGTCTGCCGTTTTAATCACGCAGTCGTTAAAGGCTAAAAGATTTTCAGTGCTTTTTCCGTCTTGGTGCCAAATAGAACCTTGCAAGAGCACCCGTTGAGTAGTGTGATAATTGCCTGCTAAAATTTGTTCTAAACAGTTTTCCGCTTCTTCTGCTTCACAGGCGGATAAAAACCCCAAACTGCCACAGTTAATCGCCAATAGCGGTATGGATAAAGGGGCTGTCTGGCGTGCACAACGCAGGGCAGTTCCGTCTCCTCCCAAACTAACGCAGAGGTCTATTTGGGGACAAGAAGGTAATTGCCGATAATCATTTAAAATTTTGCTTTGGACCCTTTTTTTACACAAAAAATCTGCCAACCGTTTGGCCATATTTTCTGCTAACGGTTGAGAAGGATTAAAAACAAGGGCAATTTTGCGTATATTCATCTGTAGGTCATTCTAGCAAATATGAGGGTGATGCGCCAAAGACAAATAATCTGTTTTATCCTCTCGTTAGAATAGGATCAAAATGATATAATGTAAATAACAGAGTAAAGGAGTTTTTATGTGGGATTATACCGATAAAGTAATGGAACATTTCCGCCACCCGCGCAATGTGGGAGCGATTGAAAATGCCGATGCCACCGGCCAAGTGGGCAGTTTGGTTTGTGGTGATGCATTGAAATTGACTTTGAAAATTAATAAAGAAACCGAAATCATTGAAGATGCCAAATTTGAAACGTTTGGTTGTGCCAGTGCCATTGCCTCATCTTCCGTATTAACGGAAATGATTAAAGGAAAAACTTTAACTGAAGCGGCCAAAATTACCAATCAGGACATTGCCGATGAGTTGGGCTCTTTACCGGCAGAAAAAATGCATTGCTCCGTAATGGGTATGGAAGCCTTAGAAGCGGCAGTGCAAAGTTATCGTCAGGGCGGAAAACCGGTGGTGTTTGAACAAGAATCGGAAAATATAGTGTGTCACTGTTTTAACGTGTCTGAAGAAGCGATTATTAAAGCCATTCGTACCAATCATTTAACCACTGTGGAAGATGTCACTTATTTCACCAAAGCCGGCGGTGCTTGCGGCCGTTGTAAAGGAGAAATCCAAAAGATTTTAGATAAGGTCAATTCCTGTGCGGTGCCTCAGCCGGCGGTAAACGAAGAAAAACCTTTTGCGGATTTAACTATCGTAGAAAAAATTAAACGCATAGAGAAAGTGTTGGAAGAAGACGTGCGTCCGCAACTGAATATGGACGGCGGAAACGTGGAGCTGATAGACGTAAACGGCAGTGTAGTAAAGGTGCGTTTGTTAGGTATGTGCAGCGGTTGTTTGGCCGCTGATGCCACTTTGAAGGGGTTTATCGAAAAAACCCTAAAAGAAAAGTTGGATTCTTCCATCACCATAGAAAGAGCCTAAGGAGTTTTTGTGAAAACGATTTATCTGGATAATAATGCCACTACTCAAGTGCTTCCCGCTGTAGCG is a window from the Elusimicrobiaceae bacterium genome containing:
- a CDS encoding NAD(P)H-hydrate dehydratase is translated as MRLNRALIKSFLPIRPKHSHKGTFGRVLIIAGCEKMTGAAVLCARATLQVGAGLVALALPKSSQCIAASALAEMLTLPLPEENGILSKRALPQINQFIQEFNPSVILIGPGLSKSELIVEFLKTCRIPCVIDADGLNALSALAAFPSLPMPCICTPHPGEMARLLDKPVSSDQAQRENYAKKLSAQTKGVTVLKGFETVITDGETIYINPTGGPALAKAGSGDVLAGYISGLWAQLAAQEGLNNNSALKAAACGVYLHGLCGDLASKILTDYCVLASDLLSQLPNAFKEVLDNE
- a CDS encoding NAD(+)/NADH kinase translates to MNIRKIALVFNPSQPLAENMAKRLADFLCKKRVQSKILNDYRQLPSCPQIDLCVSLGGDGTALRCARQTAPLSIPLLAINCGSLGFLSACEAEEAENCLEQILAGNYHTTQRVLLQGSIWHQDGKSTENLLAFNDCVIKTADPLAFTLRADWNGKELKHFYGDGVIVSTPAGSTAYSLAAGGPIVAPDLDAWVITPICPHSLTERPIILRADGRLIFEPLFKNQQENFVVSFDGQNNYYLKPTEKVCLQRYAHKAQLISAGSFDFFGRLRRKLEWGTRNA
- a CDS encoding glycerate kinase; this encodes MKILILPNSFKGSLSARQTARVLSTALKKQHLVKSFPLSDGGDGFIDLWRALFPSSQTVRLRTENAFGKKVCATYLWLPNTKTAIIETARICGLGNAKKEELDPLHASSFGVGKTMLHAIKKGAKKIYIGLGGVACNDGGAGIAQALGARFLAKDKSELPLGAQPLFYLNHLDLSDLQKQIKNIKIYAVADVTNPMLGPKGSARIFGPQKGATSKQVETLEKALSVYARVVKKATGKDIARTPSTAAAGALCAGLYGLLNAEIILGADFLQKHLPLNKWTKWADLLITSEGKLDRQTLFGKAPSCVLNIAAKYKKPVCFICGFYEEKIIHNLPRNLSLTLISLSDFAKNQSDSMLHCRRYLLQAIRTI
- the recN gene encoding DNA repair protein RecN yields the protein MLKRLSVKNFAVISAIEFSPKSGLNVFTGETGAGKSVAIAALGFALGARASASFIKDGADKVEVQAEFDAHTVPASLLEKYALDGKTILFTRSLDRKGKGRAFLNKRPVPVAALAEIGKTLVDFHGQHEHQSLLQTEVQLQMLDGFAQLLPLRQQTQHAWKNWTDAQAKLAAAQMSEQEKQRQLDLCLFQLKEIENINPKSGEDVELDQKLPQLKHAGKLLEAAAEAYRALYEDEISATSLLGRAIRHVQDMTEKDESLEPVLESLTQAETFISDACQEISAYRDGLDADPQTLDSLLTRHEKIKRLKLKYGPELSDVLHTAQQMKEQIDRLQNSQLVEKELQQEVEKTRQTLDNLCEQLHDKRYEAAQKLAALLKKEITPLGFDGLEFEIAVEMDSENPTQTGADRVEFLFSPNPGQALRPLHQTASGGELSRVMLGLKTVLAGEVPTMIFDEVDTGIGGRTATLVGHKLRSVAQGRQVLCVTHLATVAACADAHFHIEKATDGKKTEVSLRALTEKEIVPEIARMLGALSEADETAISHARQMLQASRKIK
- a CDS encoding HAD family hydrolase — protein: MSKKLVIFDLDGTLLDTISDLAQSTNQALEKLGFALHPQNAYYRFVGSGINKLFERALPPNARTTENIAKVRALFVPYYDEHNADLTRPYAGIVELLENLQKKGFVLAVASNKYQSATEKLVHHYFPQIAFAAVLGQRDGLPVKPDPLFVKEILKSTQISSQETLYVGDSDVDMLTAQNAQVDSCAVTWGFRTKEELMRFNPAFVAEKAEDIAKILL
- the nifU gene encoding Fe-S cluster assembly protein NifU, coding for MWDYTDKVMEHFRHPRNVGAIENADATGQVGSLVCGDALKLTLKINKETEIIEDAKFETFGCASAIASSSVLTEMIKGKTLTEAAKITNQDIADELGSLPAEKMHCSVMGMEALEAAVQSYRQGGKPVVFEQESENIVCHCFNVSEEAIIKAIRTNHLTTVEDVTYFTKAGGACGRCKGEIQKILDKVNSCAVPQPAVNEEKPFADLTIVEKIKRIEKVLEEDVRPQLNMDGGNVELIDVNGSVVKVRLLGMCSGCLAADATLKGFIEKTLKEKLDSSITIERA
- the glmS gene encoding glutamine--fructose-6-phosphate transaminase (isomerizing), whose amino-acid sequence is MCGIIGYVGTKDSVGFLIEGLKKLEYRGYDSAAMAVVQDGSVHRVRAMGKVAELEKATLLSKMNGNCGIGHTRWATYGKQSEENAHPYTDCSGEIVVVHNGIIENFLTLREKLKTLGHKFHSETDTEVIAHLIEENLKHIHGLKEEEALLRAVLKTNNELHGAFAYSVLWARTPKQIIGVKNQSPLVVGLGKDENFLATDVPAFLKYTNKVLFLEDGETVVLTEKDVKLYGIDGQEAKVKTTKISWDQKTLEKSGYPHFMLKEIYEQSQGVEDTLRAAKENFGRILGLKTEDLRKIRNVYLVGCGTAYHAAMLGKYYLENFAGVTASVDLSSEFKYRTIPPAKDTLCIAVSQSGETADTLGAVKKAQELGFKRLAICNVLGSALTRACNSVFFTHCGPEISVASTKSFTSQIISLYVLAVFLGHASGNISQKMFDRLVKELMAMPRAVMETLKIEYAVRHLTKKVYKSNRFIFLGRNVDYPIALEGALKLKEISYLPAEGFAAGEIKHGPISIIDKATPVIVLMPKNHLFDKMLSACQECRARGAFVIALTTPDGETEAASVSDKQIIVPRTSEYLQPILDVIALQLFAYWVAKRLGHDIDHPRNLAKSVTVE